In a genomic window of Glycine max cultivar Williams 82 chromosome 13, Glycine_max_v4.0, whole genome shotgun sequence:
- the LOC100815241 gene encoding trihelix transcription factor ASIL2 isoform X1 — MPDFHDSLLTTTPPPSRPVPVREDCWSEEASSTLVDAWGRRYLELNRGNLRQKDWQDVADAVNALHGHTKKTHRTDVQCKNRIDTIKKKYKIEKARVSASNGTLSSSWPFYERLDALIGPNFSAKKSTSSPSPSPPVALPLLPHRKNQNQNQNPSSSPAIAVPPTAVALPQKRSSAAAMDEGYFRRNYSAVAAAAAAAEADEDDEEEDEEEAEDLEEEEEEECEEEGRGSEVEEGDKEREGMRRLAKAIERFGEVYERVEAQKLRQMVDLEKQRMQFAKDLEVQRMEMFMDTQVQLERIKRGKRSGSNAEEELCALVDNEHWTRMDFPPVCCMVIY; from the exons ATGCCGGACTTCCACGACTCCCTCCTCACCACCACGCCGCCGCCATCGCGCCCCGTCCCCGTCCGCGAGGACTGCTGGTCCGAGGAGGCCTCCTCCACGCTCGTCGACGCCTGGGGCCGCCGCTACCTCGAGCTCAACCGCGGCAACCTCCGCCAAAAGGACTGGCAGGACGTCGCCGACGCCGTCAACGCGCTCCACGGCCACACCAAAAAGACGCACCGCACCGACGTCCAGTGCAAAAACCGCATCGACACCATTAAGAAGAAGTACAAGATCGAGAAGGCTAGGGTTTCGGCCTCCAACGGTACTCTCTCTTCCTCTTGGCCTTTCTACGAGCGCTTGGACGCTCTAATCGGCCCTAATTTTAGCGCGAAGAAATCAACCTCTTCGCCGTCTCCGTCGCCGCCGGTGGCTCTTCCTTTGCTGCCGCATCGGAAGAACCAGAACCAAAACCAGAACCCTTCCTCTTCTCCTGCGATTGCGGTGCCGCCGACGGCCGTCGCTCTGCCGCAGAAGCGCTCCTCGGCAGCGGCGATGGACGAGGGTTACTTCAGAAGGAATTACTCCGCCGTGGCTGCCGCGGCGGCGGCAGCGGAGGCTGATGAGGACGATGAGGAGGAAGACGAGGAGGAGGCGGAGGAtttggaggaggaggaggaggaagaatgtGAAGAGGAAGGGAGAGGGAGCGAAGTGGAGGAAGGGGATAAGGAGAGGGAAGGGATGAGGAGGTTGGCGAAGGCGATAGAGAGGTTTGGGGAAGTTTATGAGAGAGTGGAGGCGCAGAAGCTGAGGCAGATGGTGGATTTGGAGAAACAGAGGATGCAGTTTGCTAAAGATCTTGAAGTGCAGAGGATGGAGATGTTTATGGACACACAGGTTCAGCTCGAGAGAATTAAGCGCGGTAAAAGATCTGGCTCTAATG CTGAGGAGGAATTATGTGCTCTTGTAGACAATGAACACTGGACTCGTATGGATTTCCCCCCAGTTTGTTGCATGGTCATCTATTGA
- the LOC100817902 gene encoding peroxisome biogenesis protein 7, protein MPIFKTPFNGYSVKFSPFYENRLAVATAQNFGILGNGRLHVLDLSPEPSLPISELVAYDTADGIYDVAWSESHDSIVIAAVADGSVKLYDLALPPTSNPIRSFQEHTREVHSADYNPVRRDSFLSSSWDDTVKLWTLDRPTSVRTFKEHAYCVYSAVWNPRHADVFASASGDCTLRVWDVREPGSTMILPAHEFEILACDWNKYDECVIATASVDKSVKVWDVRNYRVPLCVLNGHGYAVRKVKFSPHVRNLMVSCSYDMTVCVWDFMVEDALVSRYDHHTEFAVGVDMSVLVEGLMASTGWDELVYVWQHGTDPRAP, encoded by the coding sequence ATGCCGATTTTCAAAACCCCGTTCAACGGCTACTCCGTAAAGTTCAGCCCCTTCTACGAGAACCGCCTGGCCGTGGCCACCGCCCAGAACTTCGGCATCCTGGGCAACGGCCGCCTCCACGTCCTCGACCTCTCCCCGGAGCCTTCCCTCCCCATCTCTGAGCTGGTCGCCTACGACACCGCCGACGGCATCTACGACGTGGCCTGGTCCGAATCCCACGACTCCATCGTCATCGCCGCCGTCGCCGACGGCTCCGTTAAGCTCTACGACCTGGCCCTCCCCCCAACCTCCAACCCCATCCGCTCCTTCCAGGAACACACCCGCGAGGTCCACTCCGCCGACTACAACCCCGTCCGCCGTGACTCCTTCCTCTCCTCCTCCTGGGACGACACCGTCAAGCTCTGGACCCTCGACCGCCCCACCAGCGTCCGCACCTTCAAGGAGCACGCCTACTGCGTCTACTCCGCCGTCTGGAACCCCCGCCACGCCGACGTCTTCGCCTCCGCCTCCGGCGACTGCACCCTCCGCGTCTGGGACGTCCGCGAGCCCGGCTCCACCATGATCCTCCCCGCCCACGAGTTCGAGATCCTCGCCTGCGACTGGAACAAGTACGACGAGTGTGTCATTGCCACTGCCTCCGTCGATAAGAGCGTTAAGGTTTGGGACGTGAGGAACTATAGGGTTCCCCTTTGTGTGCTCAATGGGCACGGGTATGCTGTTAGGAAGGTGAAATTCTCGCCACACGTGCGGAATTTGATGGTGTCTTGCTCCTATGATATGACGGTGTGTGTTTGGGATTTCATGGTGGAGGATGCTCTGGTGAGTAGGTATGATCACCACACGGAGTTCGCGGTCGGGGTGGATATGAGCGTGCTTGTTGAGGGCCTCATGGCTAGCACTGGTTGGGATGAACTTGTTTATGTGTGGCAGCATGGGACTGACCCCAGGGCACCTTGA
- the LOC100778347 gene encoding ABC transporter H family member 4, which yields MRIEILEEEFEEEGMRNSIRCCISCILPCGALDVIRIVHSNGRVEEISGTIKASEIMKAHPKHVLKKPSSPSTQDGVVPKIVVVPPDADLQRGKIYFLMPLPSPPSEKNSSHRQRSSSGKKKRKEHHNDNRNNNNNNNNNNATSVANLLASNERYLTEVLSDKVSTQRDRTRGRVAVWRPHLESISESPSLPDNMLGVWECTWKSKHSKCIETQEKRIPTPIVSGFRGIRRRSVLDHHGR from the exons ATGAGAATTGAGATACTAGAGGAAGAATTCGAAGAAGAAGGCATGAGAAACAGCATCCGGTGTTGCATCTCCTGCATTCTCCCATGCGGGGCCCTGGACGTAATCCGCATAGTGCACTCCAACGGCCGCGTCGAGGAAATCAGCGGCACCATCAAGGCCAGCGAAATCATGAAGGCCCACCCCAAGCACGTGCTCAAGAAGCCTTCCTCCCCCTCCACCCAAGACGGCGTTGTTCCCAAGATCGTCGTCGTCCCTCCCGACGCCGACCTCCAACGCGGCAAGATTTACTTCCTCATGCCCCTCCCCTCGCCGCCGTCCGAAAAGAACAGCAGCCACCGCCAGAGGTCCTCCTCcgggaagaagaaaagaaaggaacacCACAACGACAacagaaacaacaacaacaacaataataataacaacgcCACTTCTGTCGCCAACTTGCTCGCCTCTAATGAGCGCTACTTGACTGAAGTACTTTCCGACAAAGTTTCTACGCAGAGAGACAGAACACGAGGACGTGTCGCCGTCTGGAGGCCTCATTTGGAGAGCATTTCTGAGTCACCGTCACTACCTGATAATAT GCTTGGAGTTTGGGAGTGCACATGGAAAAGTAAACACAGCAAATGTATTGAAACACAGGAGAAAAGGATCCCCACTCCTATTGTGTCTGGTTTTCGAGGCATTCGTCGACGTTCTGTATTGGATCATCATGGAAGGTGA
- the LOC100811141 gene encoding lysine-rich arabinogalactan protein 18-like, which translates to MAASPPSKVAAPAPTTTPPVATPLAATPPTTTPPTVTPVSSPPTPVPMSSPPTPVPVSSPPALEPTTPAPVVPPSAEVPAPKSKKKTKKSKKHTAPALAPALLGPPAPSVEAPRSS; encoded by the coding sequence ATGGCAGCATCTCCTCCGTCTAAAGTTGCTGCTCCAGCTCCAACAACCACTCCTCCGGTGGCCACACCTCTCGCGGCCACTCCTCCTACGACTACACCTCCTACTGTGACACCTGTGAGCTCACCGCCAACGCCAGTTCCGATGAGTTCTCCACCAACGCCTGTTCCGGTGAGCTCTCCCCCTGCACTGGAGCCGACAACTCCGGCACCTGTGGTACCACCCAGCGCTGAGGTTCCCGCTCCCAAGtcaaagaagaagacgaagaagagtAAGAAGCACACTGCACCAGCACTGGCGCCGGCATTGCTTGGCCCTCCCGCTCCTTCGGTAGAAGCTCCGAGATCAAGCTAG
- the LOC100815241 gene encoding trihelix transcription factor ASIL2 isoform X2, which translates to MPDFHDSLLTTTPPPSRPVPVREDCWSEEASSTLVDAWGRRYLELNRGNLRQKDWQDVADAVNALHGHTKKTHRTDVQCKNRIDTIKKKYKIEKARVSASNGTLSSSWPFYERLDALIGPNFSAKKSTSSPSPSPPVALPLLPHRKNQNQNQNPSSSPAIAVPPTAVALPQKRSSAAAMDEGYFRRNYSAVAAAAAAAEADEDDEEEDEEEAEDLEEEEEEECEEEGRGSEVEEGDKEREGMRRLAKAIERFGEVYERVEAQKLRQMVDLEKQRMQFAKDLEVQRMEMFMDTQVQLERIKRGKRSGSNDMYS; encoded by the exons ATGCCGGACTTCCACGACTCCCTCCTCACCACCACGCCGCCGCCATCGCGCCCCGTCCCCGTCCGCGAGGACTGCTGGTCCGAGGAGGCCTCCTCCACGCTCGTCGACGCCTGGGGCCGCCGCTACCTCGAGCTCAACCGCGGCAACCTCCGCCAAAAGGACTGGCAGGACGTCGCCGACGCCGTCAACGCGCTCCACGGCCACACCAAAAAGACGCACCGCACCGACGTCCAGTGCAAAAACCGCATCGACACCATTAAGAAGAAGTACAAGATCGAGAAGGCTAGGGTTTCGGCCTCCAACGGTACTCTCTCTTCCTCTTGGCCTTTCTACGAGCGCTTGGACGCTCTAATCGGCCCTAATTTTAGCGCGAAGAAATCAACCTCTTCGCCGTCTCCGTCGCCGCCGGTGGCTCTTCCTTTGCTGCCGCATCGGAAGAACCAGAACCAAAACCAGAACCCTTCCTCTTCTCCTGCGATTGCGGTGCCGCCGACGGCCGTCGCTCTGCCGCAGAAGCGCTCCTCGGCAGCGGCGATGGACGAGGGTTACTTCAGAAGGAATTACTCCGCCGTGGCTGCCGCGGCGGCGGCAGCGGAGGCTGATGAGGACGATGAGGAGGAAGACGAGGAGGAGGCGGAGGAtttggaggaggaggaggaggaagaatgtGAAGAGGAAGGGAGAGGGAGCGAAGTGGAGGAAGGGGATAAGGAGAGGGAAGGGATGAGGAGGTTGGCGAAGGCGATAGAGAGGTTTGGGGAAGTTTATGAGAGAGTGGAGGCGCAGAAGCTGAGGCAGATGGTGGATTTGGAGAAACAGAGGATGCAGTTTGCTAAAGATCTTGAAGTGCAGAGGATGGAGATGTTTATGGACACACAGGTTCAGCTCGAGAGAATTAAGCGCGGTAAAAGATCTGGCTCTAATG ATATGTATAGCTAG